Sequence from the Thermodesulfobacteriota bacterium genome:
TAAGGAAATTATCCTTCAATTGAAAGAAGACGGAAAGACCATTTTATTTTCGTCACATATACTATCAGATGTAGAGATGCTATGTGACAGAGTCGGGATACTGACTAATGGAAAGTTGACAGATGTAGGAAGCCTGGACAGCCTTTTAATACCCGAGGTAAAATCAATAGAGATCGTTATGTCCCGCCTGGAAGAGAATATTATAGAGGAAATCAGAACTATTACAGAAAAGGTAACCTTAAGGGACGAAAAGATGTTAATTATGGTTGATGGCGAGGAAAATAAGGAAAGGGTATTGAGAATTATCGAAAAAAACAGGGGCAGATTGCTATCTTTAACACCTCGAAGAAAAACGTTGGAAGAGTATCTTGTTGAGAAGGTAAACAGAGGGATTGTCTTATGAAAATAAGGGCTATTATGGTCAACACCTTCAGGGAAGCTATCAGGGATAAGGTGCTTTACAGCCTTTTATTCTTTGCGCTTTTGATGATTGGGGGATCAACCCTGTTGGGCAGATTGACTATCGGCGAAAACATTAAGATTATAAAAGATATGGGATTGGCAAGTATCTCTATATTCGGCTTGCTGATTGCCATATTTGTTGGGGTTGGCCTGGTTTATAAAGAGATCGATAAAAAGACAATTTATACTGTTATTGCAAAACCTGTCCATCGTTACCAATTCCTGCTTGGTAAATACCTTGGTCTGATCTTGACCTTGCTGGTAGAGGTTGCTATCATGTCTTTCGGTCTTCTGCTCCTGGTCTTATCTTATGAGGGTCATATAGATCCTTCGATCCTTAAAGCAATCCTGTTGATCTTCTTTGAATTGATGACCATAACTGCCCTTGCAATTTTATTTTCATCTTTCTCTACCCCTGTTTTAAGCGGGTTATTCACTTTGGCTGTATATATAGTAGGACATCTGTCTCGTGACCTGCTTGCCTTCGTAGTCGAATCCGAAAGCACCATGATTAAATATGTTACGGCATTTATATACTATTCTTTACCGAATCTGGATAATTTTAATATTAAGGGGAGAATAGTTCATCAAGTACTTGTAAACTGGGAGTATCTATCCTTTGCCATGCTTTACGGGGTTTTGTATATATTGATAACCTTGCTTTTGTCCATGGTGATCTTTCAAAGGAGAGATTTCAAATAAAAGAAAATAAC
This genomic interval carries:
- a CDS encoding ABC transporter permease; protein product: MKIRAIMVNTFREAIRDKVLYSLLFFALLMIGGSTLLGRLTIGENIKIIKDMGLASISIFGLLIAIFVGVGLVYKEIDKKTIYTVIAKPVHRYQFLLGKYLGLILTLLVEVAIMSFGLLLLVLSYEGHIDPSILKAILLIFFELMTITALAILFSSFSTPVLSGLFTLAVYIVGHLSRDLLAFVVESESTMIKYVTAFIYYSLPNLDNFNIKGRIVHQVLVNWEYLSFAMLYGVLYILITLLLSMVIFQRRDFK